Proteins from a genomic interval of Sphingobacterium sp. SYP-B4668:
- a CDS encoding bifunctional 3,4-dihydroxy-2-butanone-4-phosphate synthase/GTP cyclohydrolase II, translated as MDIKLNTIEEAIADIQAGKVIIVVDDEDRENEGDFVTAARNATPEIINFMATHGRGLVCAPLTQERCNELGLELMVGQNTAVYETNFTVSVDLQGYGCTTGISASDRSKTIKALIDPNIRPEELGRPGHIFPLIAKDGGVLRRTGHTEATVDLARLAGFEPAGVLVEILKEDGEMARLPELIEVAKRFDLKIVSIEDLIEYRLKHDSLIEEEVTVNMPTEFGEFKLKAYTQKDTGAQHLALFKGEWNEEEPILVRVHSSCMTGDIFGSCRCDCGPQLHKAMQMIQAEGKGVIVYMNQEGRGIGLINKLHAYKLQESGVDTVDANLQLGFKADLRDYGVGAQILRSLGVTKMRLMSNNPTKRAGLVGYGLEIIENVPIEIEANKYNEEYLKTKRDRMGHTIMKNL; from the coding sequence ATGGATATTAAACTCAATACGATTGAAGAAGCAATCGCTGACATACAAGCCGGAAAAGTCATTATTGTAGTCGATGATGAAGACCGCGAAAATGAAGGTGACTTTGTAACAGCCGCACGCAATGCTACTCCGGAAATCATTAATTTCATGGCTACGCACGGTAGGGGTTTGGTATGTGCACCGTTGACCCAAGAACGTTGTAATGAATTGGGGCTCGAACTAATGGTGGGCCAAAATACTGCAGTATATGAAACAAACTTTACCGTTTCGGTAGATTTACAAGGCTATGGCTGTACTACCGGAATCTCTGCTTCAGATCGTTCAAAGACTATTAAAGCGCTTATCGATCCCAATATCCGTCCAGAGGAACTAGGACGTCCAGGGCATATATTTCCACTTATTGCAAAAGATGGTGGCGTACTTCGTCGTACCGGCCATACCGAAGCTACTGTCGACTTAGCTCGTCTCGCTGGATTTGAGCCTGCTGGGGTATTGGTCGAAATATTGAAAGAAGATGGTGAGATGGCTAGATTACCAGAACTTATTGAAGTAGCCAAACGCTTCGACCTCAAAATCGTCAGTATTGAAGATCTTATTGAATACAGATTAAAACATGACTCTCTAATTGAAGAAGAGGTCACTGTCAACATGCCAACTGAATTTGGTGAGTTTAAATTGAAAGCCTACACACAGAAAGATACAGGAGCGCAGCACCTAGCTCTATTTAAAGGTGAATGGAATGAAGAAGAACCTATTTTGGTACGTGTACACAGTTCATGTATGACAGGTGACATCTTTGGCTCATGTAGATGTGATTGTGGACCACAGTTACACAAAGCGATGCAAATGATTCAAGCGGAAGGAAAAGGTGTTATAGTATATATGAATCAGGAAGGCCGTGGAATTGGACTAATCAACAAACTACACGCCTATAAACTGCAAGAAAGTGGTGTAGATACAGTTGATGCCAATCTCCAATTAGGGTTCAAAGCCGATCTTCGCGACTATGGTGTAGGGGCTCAGATTTTGAGAAGCTTGGGTGTCACTAAGATGCGGTTGATGTCCAACAATCCAACTAAGAGAGCTGGACTGGTAGGTTATGGCCTGGAGATTATCGAAAATGTACCCATCGAGATCGAAGCCAACAAATACAATGAAGAATATCTCAAAACAAAACGTGACCGTATGGGTCACACCATCATGAAGAATCTATAG
- a CDS encoding LptF/LptG family permease has product MKKIHLLILQSFIKPFIVTFCIVMFVLLMLFLFKYIDDLIGKGFEWYVILQLIGYQSAVQMQMALPLSMLLSSIMTFGNLGESYELVAIKAAGVSLRKAMTPLFILVTMFSAGSFLFSDYILPIVNLKMGSLLYDVRNKQADFLIKPGIFNSTIPGYAIRAKSKSKDGTILKDLMIYDHSTGSSANNVTLAQEGFIQNSPDNSFMVLKLKDGVRYEESRGKNSKTYDPRRQFIRFQFKETEQKFDMENFKMKRTDENLFKSHHAMLNLKQLKVYTDSNYRQLDSVGRMAEADIRNYYNYYSKYFNPEGVKVKPQKVKPYKNFLDDIVPAGQQRQIIGSAITQSRYISETLGNKTMEYKAFKDRDIRYRLEFHRKFTLAVSCLLLFGIGAPLGAIIRKGGLGLPVVMSIIFFLIYHIISTMSEKAAKDASLSPVVGMWMAIIVLTPLAIFLTYKSTTDSSLFDIEQYKLKAQYFVNTIKNKFSKDKKQI; this is encoded by the coding sequence ATGAAAAAAATTCACTTATTAATTCTTCAATCTTTCATCAAACCCTTCATCGTCACATTTTGTATTGTGATGTTTGTGCTGTTGATGCTTTTTCTCTTCAAATACATTGATGATTTGATCGGCAAAGGGTTTGAATGGTATGTCATATTGCAACTCATCGGCTATCAATCTGCCGTACAGATGCAGATGGCCCTCCCGCTCTCCATGCTCCTATCCTCCATCATGACTTTCGGTAATCTTGGAGAAAGTTATGAATTGGTAGCGATTAAAGCTGCTGGGGTTTCGTTACGAAAAGCGATGACACCTCTGTTTATCTTGGTGACCATGTTCAGTGCTGGTTCATTTCTATTCTCGGATTACATCCTACCCATTGTAAATCTTAAAATGGGGTCTCTCCTATATGATGTTCGCAACAAACAAGCAGACTTTTTGATTAAACCAGGAATTTTCAACAGTACAATCCCTGGGTATGCTATTCGTGCAAAAAGTAAAAGTAAAGACGGTACAATATTGAAAGACTTGATGATTTATGATCATAGTACTGGAAGTTCGGCCAATAATGTAACGCTCGCCCAAGAGGGGTTTATCCAGAATTCGCCTGATAACAGCTTTATGGTGCTCAAACTCAAAGACGGAGTAAGATACGAGGAGTCTCGTGGAAAAAATTCAAAGACATATGACCCCAGAAGGCAGTTTATCCGCTTTCAATTCAAAGAAACGGAACAAAAATTTGATATGGAAAATTTCAAGATGAAGCGAACAGATGAAAATCTTTTCAAATCTCATCACGCCATGTTAAATCTTAAACAGCTCAAGGTCTATACCGATTCCAATTATCGACAACTGGATAGTGTGGGGCGCATGGCAGAAGCTGATATTCGAAATTATTACAACTATTATTCTAAGTACTTCAACCCAGAAGGTGTCAAAGTAAAGCCGCAAAAGGTCAAGCCTTACAAAAACTTCCTAGATGATATAGTACCAGCAGGTCAACAAAGACAAATAATAGGTTCTGCAATAACGCAGAGTCGCTATATTTCCGAAACCCTCGGTAATAAGACAATGGAATATAAAGCTTTTAAGGATAGGGATATTCGATATCGATTAGAGTTTCATCGTAAATTTACACTTGCCGTATCCTGCCTGCTTCTATTTGGCATTGGGGCACCTTTGGGGGCAATCATTCGAAAAGGAGGCCTAGGCCTACCTGTAGTCATGTCTATCATCTTCTTTCTAATTTACCACATTATCTCAACAATGTCCGAGAAAGCAGCAAAAGATGCAAGTCTCTCTCCGGTCGTTGGCATGTGGATGGCCATCATCGTACTGACACCATTGGCTATATTCCTAACGTACAAATCGACCACAGATTCTTCGCTATTCGATATTGAACAGTACAAACTCAAGGCTCAATACTTTGTAAATACGATTAAAAACAAATTCAGTAAGGATAAAAAACAGATTTAA
- a CDS encoding SDR family oxidoreductase gives MQIFKNSVILITGANRGIGKSLVKALLNNGAKKVYATCRDLNGMPEFNDSRVIPLELDITNDDQVALCAVAAPDTEILINNAGGVNPGNILEGNPIGMDKDMKVNYFGTIKMMRAFVPVLKKNTPAKIINIVSIAAYSPLPSIAGYAASKAALFSATQSVRIELAKEGITVHAINPGAIDTDMNKGSDWDMPHPDSIATKILAGVSEGQLDMIPDEMGQGMYNAWKEEPSKLSQIFSDLYHGKNER, from the coding sequence ATGCAGATTTTCAAAAATAGCGTAATTCTAATTACAGGAGCCAACCGAGGGATAGGTAAATCGCTTGTAAAGGCCTTGCTGAACAATGGAGCAAAAAAGGTATATGCAACCTGTAGAGACTTAAATGGAATGCCCGAATTCAATGACAGCAGGGTAATACCACTGGAATTGGACATTACCAATGATGACCAAGTGGCACTTTGCGCAGTCGCTGCCCCCGACACTGAAATTCTCATCAATAATGCAGGGGGGGTAAATCCTGGAAATATTCTCGAGGGTAATCCGATTGGAATGGACAAAGATATGAAGGTAAATTATTTTGGAACAATAAAGATGATGCGTGCATTCGTACCTGTTTTGAAAAAAAATACGCCTGCTAAAATTATAAACATTGTTTCTATTGCAGCGTATTCACCCTTACCGTCCATTGCAGGATATGCAGCATCCAAAGCTGCCCTTTTCTCGGCAACACAATCAGTAAGAATTGAATTGGCCAAAGAAGGAATCACTGTTCATGCAATCAACCCTGGTGCAATTGATACCGATATGAACAAAGGAAGCGATTGGGATATGCCACATCCCGATAGCATCGCAACAAAAATACTAGCGGGTGTATCCGAAGGACAGCTGGATATGATACCAGACGAAATGGGCCAAGGCATGTACAATGCCTGGAAAGAAGAACCTTCGAAATTGTCACAAATCTTTTCCGATTTGTATCACGGCAAAAATGAAAGATAA
- a CDS encoding efflux RND transporter permease subunit, which produces MKKFVQNIVAFSLRHSLVVIFATVAMLFVGIYAYIHTPIEAFPDVTNTRARIITQWPGRSAEEIEKFVTLPISKEMNTIPKKSQVRSISLFGLSVVTVQFDDEVDDFYAQQYVANRMNGVDLPDGAHSEIEPPYGATGEIFRYIIKSDLPIKEVSAIQDWTIERELVSVAGVADVVSFGGEEKIYEIKINPTELANYNLSPLDVYEAVSRSNINVGGDVIQQGNQAYVVRGVGLLDKIEDIGNILVKVNGSTPILIKHVAEVQISAKPRLGQVGYNDEDDLVEGIVVMLRGENPSEVIGRLKEKIEDLNTRILPKNVQLIPIVDRTKLVDNTVHTVSKNLVEGILLVSFIVFIFLYNWKTTFIVASVIPLAFLFAIIMLRIQGLPANLISMGSLDFGLLLEGTLVIVETVFVAMERESHRLGAARFNKISKLGIIKKSAGSVASYIFFALLILIVALLPIFSFQKVEGKMFSPLAFTLGYALLGSLILSLTYVPAMCKYLLNKNISEKENAISRFFGKHVFSFFKLAFKHKKWTIGLFLFILIGSAVRFHFYGSEFLPKLNEGAIYIRATLPNSINLDESVELTKEMKTMLRDDFDEIDFIMTQTGRPNDGTDPTGFFNIEFNIELKPHQEWKNKISKDELIQQMRDKLQQYPGINFGFSQPIQDNVEEYVAGVKSPLVIKIFGDNLYDLEKKAFQVANTIESVEGITDVNVFKNIGLPELRIQLHDSKMAKYGVSTRDVQSVIEMTIGGQSATTFYENERMFDVRLRFQKEYRDNPEKIGNILIPTMNDQRVPLREIATIDYHTGPAFIYREGNSRYIGIGFNIEGRDLGSTIVEAKAKVEKEISLAKENKLVWAGEFESKERASKQLMMVVPVSLVLILLLLYANFGNGKDTLISAITLPFAFIGGFISLWVTGTIFGISAGIGFIILFGVATIDGIVLIGVMKDNLKAKMSLQESIYSGVKSRIRPVVMIALMGSMGLLPAALSSGMGSEIQKPLAIMIVGGLIICLILSVAVLPILFYYAYRKEYS; this is translated from the coding sequence ATGAAGAAATTTGTCCAAAATATTGTAGCCTTTTCCCTTAGGCATTCTTTGGTCGTGATTTTTGCGACAGTGGCGATGTTGTTTGTTGGAATTTATGCTTATATCCATACCCCGATTGAAGCTTTCCCGGATGTGACCAATACTCGAGCACGGATTATTACACAGTGGCCTGGCCGGAGTGCTGAAGAAATTGAAAAGTTTGTGACATTGCCCATCTCAAAAGAGATGAACACCATCCCAAAGAAATCTCAGGTCAGGTCGATTTCGTTATTTGGATTATCCGTCGTGACAGTGCAATTTGATGATGAAGTGGATGATTTTTATGCACAGCAATATGTTGCCAATAGGATGAATGGGGTTGATTTGCCAGATGGTGCACACAGCGAGATTGAACCCCCATATGGTGCTACGGGCGAAATTTTTAGATACATTATTAAGAGTGATTTACCTATTAAGGAAGTGTCTGCAATCCAAGATTGGACTATAGAACGTGAATTGGTATCGGTAGCTGGTGTGGCAGATGTGGTCAGTTTTGGCGGTGAGGAGAAAATATACGAAATCAAGATTAACCCTACCGAGTTGGCAAACTACAACTTGTCTCCCTTGGATGTATACGAAGCCGTATCCCGTTCTAATATTAATGTAGGTGGAGATGTTATTCAGCAAGGCAATCAAGCCTATGTGGTGCGTGGTGTAGGGCTGCTTGATAAGATAGAAGATATTGGTAACATCTTGGTCAAAGTCAATGGATCCACTCCTATCTTGATTAAGCATGTGGCCGAGGTACAGATTTCTGCCAAACCTAGACTCGGACAAGTTGGATACAATGATGAGGACGATTTAGTCGAAGGGATAGTAGTCATGCTACGCGGCGAGAATCCGTCTGAGGTCATTGGTCGGTTAAAAGAAAAAATTGAAGATCTCAATACCCGTATTTTACCCAAGAATGTACAACTTATCCCCATCGTGGATCGGACAAAACTGGTGGACAATACGGTGCATACTGTCTCTAAAAACTTAGTAGAGGGCATCTTGTTGGTCTCGTTTATCGTATTCATCTTTTTGTACAATTGGAAGACGACGTTTATCGTAGCGTCGGTCATCCCATTGGCCTTCCTATTTGCGATTATCATGCTGCGAATACAAGGGTTGCCTGCTAACCTTATCTCAATGGGCTCTCTCGATTTTGGTTTGCTGCTCGAGGGCACGCTCGTCATCGTGGAGACCGTATTTGTGGCGATGGAGCGGGAGTCCCACCGACTAGGTGCAGCCCGCTTTAATAAGATATCAAAATTAGGAATAATCAAGAAGAGTGCCGGGTCCGTCGCAAGTTATATATTCTTTGCTTTATTGATTCTAATAGTTGCTCTTTTGCCTATCTTCTCCTTTCAAAAAGTTGAAGGAAAGATGTTTTCGCCATTAGCGTTTACCTTAGGATATGCCTTGTTGGGTTCTTTGATTTTGAGCCTCACTTATGTACCTGCGATGTGTAAGTATCTACTTAATAAGAATATCAGTGAGAAGGAGAATGCCATATCTAGATTCTTTGGAAAGCATGTGTTTAGTTTCTTTAAGCTTGCATTTAAGCATAAGAAGTGGACGATTGGCTTATTTCTGTTTATTCTTATCGGGTCCGCTGTACGGTTTCACTTCTATGGTTCGGAATTCCTTCCTAAGCTCAATGAAGGTGCCATTTACATTAGAGCGACACTGCCTAATAGTATCAATCTGGACGAATCTGTAGAGCTGACAAAAGAGATGAAGACAATGCTTAGGGATGATTTTGATGAAATAGATTTCATTATGACCCAGACTGGAAGACCCAACGATGGTACAGACCCTACCGGATTTTTTAATATCGAATTCAATATTGAATTAAAGCCCCATCAAGAATGGAAGAACAAAATCTCAAAAGATGAATTGATCCAGCAGATGCGGGATAAGCTGCAGCAGTATCCAGGTATCAACTTTGGATTTAGCCAACCTATTCAGGATAATGTAGAGGAATATGTTGCAGGTGTCAAGAGCCCATTGGTAATCAAGATATTTGGTGACAATCTGTATGATTTGGAAAAGAAAGCATTTCAAGTTGCCAATACGATTGAATCTGTAGAGGGGATTACGGATGTCAATGTATTCAAGAATATCGGGCTTCCCGAGTTGCGGATACAGCTACACGATTCTAAAATGGCCAAATACGGAGTGTCCACCCGAGATGTGCAATCCGTCATCGAGATGACTATTGGCGGACAGTCTGCAACTACATTTTATGAAAATGAACGCATGTTTGATGTGAGGTTACGTTTTCAGAAGGAATATCGTGATAATCCCGAAAAGATTGGTAATATCTTGATTCCAACAATGAACGATCAACGTGTTCCTCTTCGAGAAATTGCAACGATAGATTACCATACTGGGCCTGCATTTATATATAGAGAGGGCAATTCTCGATATATTGGTATAGGATTCAATATTGAAGGCCGCGACTTGGGAAGTACAATTGTAGAGGCTAAAGCAAAGGTCGAGAAGGAAATATCACTTGCCAAAGAGAATAAATTGGTATGGGCAGGAGAGTTTGAAAGTAAAGAAAGGGCTTCCAAGCAATTGATGATGGTTGTCCCTGTCTCATTGGTACTCATTCTTCTCTTGTTGTATGCTAATTTTGGAAATGGGAAGGATACCTTGATTTCAGCAATCACACTACCTTTTGCTTTTATTGGTGGGTTTATTTCATTATGGGTGACAGGGACTATCTTTGGTATCTCTGCAGGTATCGGATTTATTATTTTGTTTGGAGTCGCGACAATAGATGGTATTGTATTGATAGGTGTGATGAAGGACAATCTAAAGGCGAAAATGAGCCTCCAAGAGTCCATTTATAGCGGCGTCAAGAGTCGGATTAGACCTGTTGTCATGATTGCACTCATGGGGTCAATGGGATTGCTCCCCGCGGCATTATCGAGTGGAATGGGGTCTGAGATCCAAAAGCCCCTCGCCATTATGATTGTCGGCGGTTTGATTATCTGCCTTATCCTATCTGTGGCTGTGTTGCCGATATTATTCTATTACGCATACCGAAAGGAATATAGTTAA
- a CDS encoding efflux RND transporter periplasmic adaptor subunit: protein MKKIRYAPVFIAWGLSLTSCNQGGDTTKLTNKSPDKYCLTADFKKKITLEKLSLQPVKEQISLTGSINYNEDDVVKYRSMLDGTAEQVTFDLGQFVKKGQVLATVRSISVNDMSNERQGLVNQIALTRQKLLSTQSMFNDGLASARDVDEIKVELANLDATLRRLDANMDLYNATADKGVFQIKAPKDGYIVEKNINTGANINNEEQLFALSNLKQVWVMVNIYANNLQYVKNGAAVTVKTLAYPNEVFSGKIQQISNVFDQEERVLKARVLLDNGDLRLKPGMSADVIINKATLMDEKLVAIPNHAIIFNNNQKYAVVYNGDCDLLVMPIKPVAENNEYTFVREGYKEGDQIITRNELIVFEELMK from the coding sequence ATGAAGAAAATAAGGTATGCTCCAGTTTTTATAGCGTGGGGTCTTTCGTTGACGTCTTGCAATCAAGGCGGGGATACGACCAAATTGACTAATAAGTCTCCGGACAAATATTGCTTGACCGCAGATTTTAAGAAAAAAATCACCCTTGAAAAGCTGTCGTTGCAACCTGTGAAAGAACAAATATCGCTTACAGGGAGTATCAATTACAATGAGGACGATGTGGTTAAGTATAGAAGTATGCTGGATGGGACGGCAGAACAGGTAACTTTTGATTTGGGACAATTTGTAAAAAAAGGGCAGGTATTGGCTACTGTACGGAGTATTTCGGTAAATGATATGTCCAATGAGCGGCAAGGGTTGGTCAATCAGATTGCTTTAACCAGGCAAAAGCTCTTGTCCACACAAAGTATGTTCAACGATGGCTTAGCTTCAGCTAGAGATGTGGATGAGATTAAGGTCGAACTCGCCAATCTAGATGCGACATTACGGCGTTTAGACGCCAACATGGATTTGTACAATGCCACGGCAGATAAGGGTGTTTTTCAGATAAAGGCTCCAAAAGATGGCTATATCGTAGAAAAGAATATCAATACGGGAGCCAATATCAATAATGAGGAACAGTTGTTTGCGCTGAGTAATCTCAAGCAAGTGTGGGTGATGGTCAATATCTATGCAAACAACTTACAATATGTAAAGAATGGTGCTGCGGTTACGGTCAAAACATTAGCTTATCCAAATGAGGTATTCAGTGGTAAGATACAGCAGATTTCTAACGTGTTCGATCAGGAAGAAAGGGTGTTAAAGGCGCGTGTTTTGTTGGACAATGGTGACCTGAGATTGAAACCCGGAATGAGTGCAGATGTCATTATCAACAAAGCCACTTTAATGGATGAAAAGCTCGTAGCTATTCCTAATCATGCTATTATCTTCAATAATAATCAAAAATACGCGGTGGTATACAATGGAGATTGTGACCTGTTAGTGATGCCCATAAAGCCTGTGGCAGAGAATAATGAATATACATTTGTACGAGAGGGGTATAAAGAGGGAGATCAGATTATCACCCGAAATGAATTGATTGTCTTTGAAGAGTTGATGAAATAA
- a CDS encoding START-like domain-containing protein, whose product MEEKVKFQREYIINSSPRILYPFLEEANALSQWFADEVHHRDNTYEFIWDNESQKAKLVSFKENKSVKFKWLDDEPYYFEMEINQDELTNDVALSITDFAHKDNLEDRKKIWDNQIEYLQSVIGA is encoded by the coding sequence ATGGAAGAAAAAGTAAAATTTCAACGCGAATATATCATAAATTCATCTCCTCGAATACTTTATCCTTTTTTGGAAGAGGCTAATGCGCTATCACAGTGGTTTGCGGATGAGGTCCACCATCGTGACAACACCTATGAATTTATCTGGGATAACGAAAGCCAAAAAGCAAAGCTTGTCTCATTCAAAGAAAACAAAAGTGTGAAGTTTAAATGGCTGGATGATGAGCCCTATTATTTTGAAATGGAAATCAATCAAGATGAGCTCACGAATGACGTTGCCTTATCGATTACAGACTTTGCCCACAAGGACAATCTTGAGGACCGCAAAAAAATATGGGACAACCAGATTGAATATCTTCAAAGTGTTATTGGAGCCTAA
- a CDS encoding RNA polymerase sigma-70 factor, with the protein MFFNVLSDQELVRKMKLDNHQAFKEIFMRYWDVLLDSAYKRIGSKEESEEIVQELFVSLYQKREILDIHTSVEAYLKVALKSRVFNYYRSKHIHGKYMESILAQKQIFSSETPYQNLHQKELSIQMERSIGRMPAKCREVFLLSKIESLSHRNISEKLQISISTVEKHIRKAMDILRTDFTDYQFSIVFLGLIYQFS; encoded by the coding sequence ATGTTTTTCAATGTATTGTCAGACCAAGAGTTAGTCAGAAAAATGAAGTTGGACAATCACCAAGCATTCAAGGAGATTTTTATGCGATATTGGGATGTATTACTTGACAGTGCATATAAAAGAATTGGTTCCAAAGAGGAGTCTGAAGAGATTGTGCAGGAGCTTTTTGTTTCACTTTATCAGAAAAGAGAGATACTCGACATTCATACATCCGTGGAGGCCTACCTGAAAGTAGCTCTAAAATCTCGAGTGTTCAATTATTACCGCTCTAAGCACATTCACGGAAAATATATGGAAAGTATTTTGGCCCAAAAGCAGATATTTTCTTCCGAAACTCCCTATCAAAATCTACATCAAAAAGAATTATCCATACAGATGGAACGTTCAATCGGTCGTATGCCTGCGAAATGTCGAGAAGTATTCCTATTGAGCAAGATAGAAAGTCTTTCTCACAGAAATATTTCGGAAAAGCTCCAAATATCCATTAGTACTGTAGAAAAGCACATCCGTAAAGCCATGGATATTTTGCGTACAGACTTTACGGACTATCAGTTTTCAATTGTATTCTTAGGCCTTATCTACCAATTTTCATAA
- a CDS encoding RNA polymerase sigma-70 factor → MKEATSHLSDESLIQLLKLSSEEAFGEIYERYWKRLFTAAANKLGSHEEAEDIVQQVFISIWLRREDLEIHSQLRSYLSVAVKYRVLKHLNARARHRHYGDEAAEEALLHLPDDSTQQWMEYYETNGRINNLVAILPEKCRLVFEMSRVEGYTHKQIAAELQLSKKTVEWYIGKAIKFIKSRLNVFFLTM, encoded by the coding sequence ATGAAAGAAGCGACAAGTCATCTTTCGGATGAAAGCCTCATCCAGTTGCTCAAGCTAAGTAGCGAGGAAGCATTCGGTGAAATATATGAAAGGTATTGGAAAAGACTTTTTACCGCTGCTGCCAATAAGTTGGGCAGTCACGAAGAAGCAGAAGATATTGTTCAGCAGGTATTTATCAGCATTTGGCTTAGGAGGGAGGACCTTGAGATTCATTCTCAACTCCGTTCTTATTTATCCGTTGCTGTTAAGTATCGTGTATTAAAGCATCTAAATGCGCGAGCAAGACATAGGCACTATGGAGATGAAGCCGCCGAGGAGGCCCTTCTACATTTGCCAGACGACTCTACACAACAATGGATGGAGTATTACGAGACCAATGGTCGAATAAACAATTTAGTAGCCATACTGCCTGAAAAATGTCGTTTGGTATTCGAGATGAGTCGTGTCGAGGGGTATACACATAAGCAGATAGCTGCTGAATTGCAGCTATCAAAAAAGACTGTCGAATGGTATATCGGTAAAGCTATCAAATTTATAAAATCTAGACTGAATGTGTTTTTCTTAACTATGTAG
- a CDS encoding FecR family protein — MDKRRFIELIGKVEQGLASKAERQELDDLYDTFEQEPGFTDLLTVEEKKQQAKMLFQKISSQANPEHLQRRKSYNRMTWSCAISAIFLLTFWWGYMLLFQGNPAQDTAVYSVNDALPAKDEAYLRLADGRSIILDNKASNKLDGLPFYLDSEGALVYQMSHKPFNGAINDYHTITTPKGGRYMVILPDGTKVWLNAGSSLTFPTVFATESRSVKMSGEVYFDVAKMRNKQKSIPFIVETPNQQIEVLGTQFNVTAYVGQKFEATTLIEGSVRVQDISKRQGIILVPGQQALFETGKINVYNVSLEKTTAWKNGMFRFENDNIRTVMQQLENWYDVDIDYSNMPMVHFNGGISRSLPLSNVLNMLEVTGGFRFEINAKNVKIITNQKITNP, encoded by the coding sequence ATGGATAAAAGACGTTTTATTGAGTTAATTGGAAAAGTGGAACAGGGGTTGGCTTCGAAGGCTGAGCGCCAAGAGTTGGATGACCTATACGATACCTTTGAGCAAGAACCGGGATTCACAGACCTATTGACTGTCGAAGAGAAGAAGCAACAAGCCAAAATGCTATTCCAAAAAATCAGTTCGCAGGCAAATCCTGAACATCTACAGCGTCGTAAATCATATAATCGTATGACATGGAGCTGTGCCATATCTGCCATTTTTCTACTGACTTTTTGGTGGGGATATATGCTGCTTTTTCAAGGCAATCCTGCACAAGATACTGCTGTTTATAGCGTCAATGACGCGTTACCTGCCAAGGATGAAGCCTACCTCAGACTTGCCGATGGGAGGTCGATTATATTGGATAATAAAGCTTCTAACAAATTAGATGGCCTCCCTTTCTACTTAGATTCTGAAGGTGCGCTCGTCTATCAGATGAGTCATAAACCTTTTAACGGTGCTATCAATGATTACCATACTATTACAACACCCAAAGGTGGGCGGTATATGGTGATTTTGCCTGATGGTACCAAAGTATGGCTCAATGCAGGTTCCTCGCTGACCTTTCCCACAGTTTTTGCAACGGAGTCAAGAAGCGTAAAGATGAGCGGGGAAGTGTATTTTGACGTGGCAAAGATGCGTAATAAGCAGAAAAGTATTCCCTTTATCGTCGAGACCCCAAATCAACAGATTGAAGTATTGGGCACCCAGTTTAATGTGACTGCGTATGTTGGACAGAAATTTGAAGCCACCACCCTTATAGAGGGCAGTGTTCGGGTTCAAGACATATCGAAAAGGCAAGGTATCATTCTGGTGCCTGGGCAACAAGCTTTATTTGAAACCGGGAAAATCAATGTCTATAACGTCAGTTTGGAAAAGACGACTGCCTGGAAGAATGGTATGTTCCGCTTTGAAAACGATAATATCCGCACCGTCATGCAACAGCTGGAGAACTGGTATGACGTTGACATCGATTACAGTAACATGCCGATGGTTCATTTTAATGGTGGTATTTCACGTAGTCTGCCCTTGTCCAACGTACTGAACATGTTGGAAGTAACTGGGGGCTTTCGATTCGAAATCAATGCTAAGAACGTCAAGATTATAACCAACCAAAAGATTACTAACCCCTAA